The following coding sequences lie in one Pseudomonadota bacterium genomic window:
- a CDS encoding methyltransferase domain-containing protein, whose translation MSSCSTGAELGVMADPDTAVTGRGPLAPSGYVDVDDSPNPSVYVERLDSTGASDFQRALAAQSLAWLGLRPGNRALEVGCGVGRHVMEMAAVVGSTGEAVGVDRSQVMLEASQCRAREQVACAARFVRAEATHLPFEDGFFDACRVMRTLLHIDDAYASVVEMKRVTRPGGRIVMVEPDYGSAVIEGGDPEVTKRLVAARVAHFAQGQAGLWLAGWAAKAGLRVVAQTRLLNERTGWTAATEHRYRQKYIAPALALGTVSQAEAERWLADLQCAAESNRFTHRTCVTVVAATRV comes from the coding sequence GTGAGCTCGTGCTCAACGGGCGCGGAGCTGGGCGTGATGGCCGACCCTGACACCGCTGTCACTGGCAGAGGCCCTCTCGCCCCATCTGGCTACGTCGACGTTGACGACTCTCCGAACCCGTCGGTCTATGTCGAGCGCCTCGATTCTACCGGGGCCTCTGACTTTCAGCGAGCATTGGCAGCGCAGAGCCTCGCGTGGCTCGGGCTGCGTCCGGGGAACCGTGCGCTCGAGGTCGGGTGCGGCGTGGGTCGACACGTGATGGAGATGGCGGCCGTGGTCGGTTCGACGGGCGAGGCGGTGGGCGTCGATCGCAGCCAGGTCATGCTCGAAGCGTCACAGTGCAGGGCGCGTGAGCAAGTTGCGTGCGCGGCACGGTTCGTGCGCGCCGAGGCCACCCATCTGCCGTTTGAAGATGGCTTCTTCGACGCGTGTCGCGTCATGCGGACATTGCTTCACATCGATGACGCCTACGCATCCGTGGTCGAGATGAAGCGCGTCACGCGGCCGGGAGGGCGCATCGTGATGGTGGAGCCGGACTACGGATCGGCGGTCATCGAGGGGGGCGACCCGGAGGTCACGAAACGTCTCGTGGCCGCCCGCGTGGCCCATTTCGCCCAAGGGCAGGCTGGGCTCTGGCTGGCGGGGTGGGCTGCGAAGGCTGGGCTTCGGGTGGTGGCGCAGACGCGTCTCTTGAACGAGCGAACGGGCTGGACCGCGGCGACAGAGCACCGCTATCGACAGAAGTACATCGCACCCGCGCTGGCGTTGGGCACTGTATCGCAAGCAGAGGCCGAGCGCTGGCTGGCTGACCTGCAATGTGCCGCGGAGAGCAACCGCTTCACGCACCGCACGTGCGTCACGGTCGTTGCGGCTACGCGGGTT